The Telopea speciosissima isolate NSW1024214 ecotype Mountain lineage unplaced genomic scaffold, Tspe_v1 Tspe_v1.0036, whole genome shotgun sequence genome window below encodes:
- the LOC122647371 gene encoding uncharacterized protein At5g39570 isoform X2, whose translation MDGYTYLSNLVYSPQPNFSTNSLWEWELNQESYRSKVYYNISEFNVPEFEEFDPTPYGGGYDQALTYGKPLPPSDAICYPLSIPQPTEPISPPPLQVPTNGSTNLPNGGEEEVEHSKSPPNRKKSTEEDQPSYGGEEIFSHGDYGVPGNGFDSGYEYPLDSFYPGWSDYNYGDGYGRQEPQTSWSDCGYDYGYGSKELEPQAPEYGICASLFGYWPCLSEKEKEQRKQIGEEQCYGNQWSSTADFLFGSMYPYGERRDNGEVNSGYERYYQEQHNYKQKECNVPLWVQNGSYYQASPSHYIDGEDSYWEDSYNQSKYYDE comes from the exons ATGGATGGGTACACATATCTATCCAATTTGGTGTACTCTCCACAACCAAATTTCTCTACCAATTCGCTCTGGGAATGGGAATTGAATCAAGAGAGTTACAGATCAAAGGTTTATTACAATATCTCTGAGTTCAATGTGCCAGAATTCGAGGAGTTTGATCCTACTCCTTATGGTGGTGGTTATGATCAAGCTCTTACTTATGGGAAACCTCTTCCACCTTCAGATGCAATCTGTTATCCCCTTTCAATTCCACAGCCTACAGAACCCATTTCAC CACCACCCTTGCAGGTTCCCACAAACGGATCTACCAATCTGCctaatggaggagaagaggaggttGAACACAGCAAAAGCCCTCCTAACAGGAAGAAGAGCACAGAGGAGGACCAGCCATCttatggaggagaagaaatctTCTCTCATGGAGACTATGGTGTTCCTGGGAATGGCTTTGATAGTGGGTATGAGTATCCACTAGATTCATTCTATCCAGGTTGGTCTGATTATAATTATGGTGATGGGTATGGGAGGCAAGAGCCTCAAACTTCTTGGTCTGATTGTGGGTATGATTATGGCTATGGAAGTAAGGAGCTTGAGCCTCAAGCTCCTGAATATGGAATCTGTGCAAGTCTGTTTGGTTATTGGCCTTGCCTGtctgaaaaagagaaagagcagAGGAAACAAATTGGTGAGGAACAATGCTATGGGAACCAGTGGAGTTCAACAGCAGATTTTCTATTTGGAAGCATGTATCCATATGGTGAAAGGAGGGACAATGGAGAAGTTAACAGTGGATATGAAAGGTACTACCAAGAGCAGCATAATTACAAGCAAAAAGAGTGTAATGTGCCCCTCTGGGTTCAGAATGGGAGCTACTATCAAGCTTCTCCCTCTCATTACATTGATGGGGAAGACTCCTACTGGGAAGATTCCTACAATCAGAGCAAATACTATGATGAATGA
- the LOC122647371 gene encoding uncharacterized protein At5g39570 isoform X1 — translation MDGYTYLSNLVYSPQPNFSTNSLWEWELNQESYRSKVYYNISEFNVPEFEEFDPTPYGGGYDQALTYGKPLPPSDAICYPLSIPQPTEPISPPLLEVPTNGSTNLPNGGEEEVEHSKSPPNRKKSTEEDQPSYGGEEIFSHGDYGVPGNGFDSGYEYPLDSFYPGWSDYNYGDGYGRQEPQTSWSDCGYDYGYGSKELEPQAPEYGICASLFGYWPCLSEKEKEQRKQIGEEQCYGNQWSSTADFLFGSMYPYGERRDNGEVNSGYERYYQEQHNYKQKECNVPLWVQNGSYYQASPSHYIDGEDSYWEDSYNQSKYYDE, via the exons ATGGATGGGTACACATATCTATCCAATTTGGTGTACTCTCCACAACCAAATTTCTCTACCAATTCGCTCTGGGAATGGGAATTGAATCAAGAGAGTTACAGATCAAAGGTTTATTACAATATCTCTGAGTTCAATGTGCCAGAATTCGAGGAGTTTGATCCTACTCCTTATGGTGGTGGTTATGATCAAGCTCTTACTTATGGGAAACCTCTTCCACCTTCAGATGCAATCTGTTATCCCCTTTCAATTCCACAGCCTACAGAACCCATTTCACCACCCTTGCTGG AGGTTCCCACAAACGGATCTACCAATCTGCctaatggaggagaagaggaggttGAACACAGCAAAAGCCCTCCTAACAGGAAGAAGAGCACAGAGGAGGACCAGCCATCttatggaggagaagaaatctTCTCTCATGGAGACTATGGTGTTCCTGGGAATGGCTTTGATAGTGGGTATGAGTATCCACTAGATTCATTCTATCCAGGTTGGTCTGATTATAATTATGGTGATGGGTATGGGAGGCAAGAGCCTCAAACTTCTTGGTCTGATTGTGGGTATGATTATGGCTATGGAAGTAAGGAGCTTGAGCCTCAAGCTCCTGAATATGGAATCTGTGCAAGTCTGTTTGGTTATTGGCCTTGCCTGtctgaaaaagagaaagagcagAGGAAACAAATTGGTGAGGAACAATGCTATGGGAACCAGTGGAGTTCAACAGCAGATTTTCTATTTGGAAGCATGTATCCATATGGTGAAAGGAGGGACAATGGAGAAGTTAACAGTGGATATGAAAGGTACTACCAAGAGCAGCATAATTACAAGCAAAAAGAGTGTAATGTGCCCCTCTGGGTTCAGAATGGGAGCTACTATCAAGCTTCTCCCTCTCATTACATTGATGGGGAAGACTCCTACTGGGAAGATTCCTACAATCAGAGCAAATACTATGATGAATGA